The genomic window GTTCTTTCCATCAAAATTTCCTTAAAGAATCATCTATTTCTTTAGCACATGATCTTAAAGATCatgtatttcaaactttttaTTGTACGTGTAAGGAATCTAAGATTGTGAGAAATAAACTGCCAACAGTTACATGAATAGCATATAGCAGGGCTAGGACTCAAAACTAGTTCCTCTGATTCCCTGTCCACATTTCTTCCAAGTCCATACACTGTGATTCCTCTGGGAAAaccaaaatgatgaaaatgaggaCCTTGGTTCAATCAGGGAAGGAATTAATTAACAAGTATCCATTAGGTGCCAGGTACTATCACCTgcgaaaacaaataaataaaacaatatctacactcaaggaccttacattccaAGAGGAAGCCAGCAAgcacatatataaatgcatatagagaagaaagaaaatgagaatgaatatATGTCAATTGAATGTAGTTAAATATATCATCGTTAAGGAGCAGGAGCACTACAGggatataaaagaagaaagagtacATGTAGAAGATGGTATTTGAAGGAATTCATGAAGAGAGGATACAATGTGGTGATGGTGAGAAGTGTATGTATTCTAAACATGgggcaagatttggcaaatggATGACTATGTGAGGGAAGACAGAAATAGGAACTgaggatgaccaaaaaatgataaaactgagaaaagaaaggagatgctttcaactaaaataagaaagtttAGAAAAGAGTTGGTTTTGACTTCTCATGTTTGAATGAAGGCTCATGGGGATACTGAAATCCAAAGGAGTTAAGGCATTTGTCCCCAAGTTTAcagacaaaaaaaagcaaaattcaaaCATAGGTCATCAAACTCAAAATTTCATACATTTTTCACCATACAATtgtgcctcaatttttttcactGTCTTATCTAATTCTTCCTATATTCCCTTTGTTAAAAACCATTGCATTTGTTGGTTAACACCTGTAAGAAAAGGTTCATTTCACTGTCACTACCAAGTTCAACTTTGTCTCTGAAACAGCAGAAGATAAACACGATTCCTTATCTGTTTGGTCTTGATCCCATATATTATGGGGTTCATCACAGGAGGAACCAGCAAGCATACATTAGCTATTAGGATATGGATATGAGGTGGGATCTGTTTGCCAAATCTTTGGACCACAGATGTGAAAACTCCTGGGATGTAGAAGAGTAATATGACACATATATGGGAGCCACAGGTATGGAGAGCTTTGTGACGAGCATCTTGAGAGGGAATGCGAAAGATGGCATAGAGAATCATACAGTAGGATGCCACAATGAGAATAATGTCTAATACCACAGTCATCAAAAGGACAAATAAACCATACCAGATATTCACATGAATGCTAACACAAGCATACTTGGCCAAACCAATGTGTTCACAAAATGTGTGTGGCAGAAGATTATTTTTGCAGAAAGTTAACCTCTTCAAAAGGAATATCATTGGAAATATGGTAACAATACTTCTCATGTAGACAACTATACTGAGTTTTATAATCACTGAGGAGTTAAGGATCATTGTGTATCTCAGTGGGTAACAAATTGCAATGTAGCGGTCAAATGCCATTAACAGAAGAATTCCTGATTCAGCAATGAaggtgaaatggatgaagaatAGCTGAGTAATACACCCATCTAGGGATATACCTCCATAATTAAGCCAAAAAATAGTCAAGGCTTTAGGAATTGTAATGGAGGAAAGCCCAATGTCAAGTATAGCCAACATGCATAAGAAAATATACATGGGTTCATGAAGGCTGTGACCCGTGACAACAATGAAGATGAGGAAGATGTTACCAAGGAGTGCAATAATATAAGAAGTAAAAAATGGAATTGAGATCCAAATGTGCTGATCTTCCAGGCCAGGAATGCCCAGAAGGTAGAAATACGTGTGGCTTATGACAGTGATGTTAGTGATAGCCATGGTCATGGTAGGTCACCCTGTCAAGATAGTaatatctcaaattaaaaaatgggTCTAATACTTATGATTTTTATGcatgtttattctttttctttaaccaaACACATGGCAATTGTTGTAAATATGTCATTTGATAATATTACCATTCAAAAGGAAGCAAATCTTTCAGATATAAAtacttataatatttaaaattatattcattcactttttctttttctttctaattagATTTGGTATCCTCTGAGAAAGGAGCATTAAAGTGTCCTATAATTATTCATATTAAACACATCTTTTCTCAGGTCAGATTAGGTTTATTTATGGATTTAGATGCTATATCAGTCACTGTTTATATGCTTAGTATTGATATCAGTGATTTTTCTcagttttgattttcttctttaatcttagtaatatggaactaaataataatagtaactcatTACCAATGGGATGAACTAAGTACAAGATATACACAggagtaaatgaccatagtaatctattGTTTGATGAACACAGAGATTTAAGTTTTGGGAGTAAATATTCACAATTTGATAGAAACTACTGGAAAAATTGAGGGGGAGAATCTGGCATAAACTAGGCATAGACAAACAACCACAATAGGCACATGATTTGTCAAAAGAGATTGATACCATAAAAAAACaggacataaaagaaaaatattgcctCTCAGATgtatggataaggaaagagttTATCACCAAAGAAGAGACGGAGAGGGTCCTTGGAggtaaaatgggtaattttgattacatggcATTAAAAGGTGTTGTACAAACTAAACAAATGCagcaaagattaaaagaaaagtaggaagcaggaaatttttttcaagtttctctaataaaagctTCATCTTTCAAATATATAGTGAACTGAGTAAAACTTATGAAATGGAAAGTCAGTCCCCAAAtcataaatgatcaaaagataagGAAGCAGTTTTCTGAAGCACTCacaagttatcaataatcatacaaaatgctctaaatcacttaaaattatagaaatgcaaattagcctctctgaggtactaccttatgCCTATCAAACTGagtaatatgacagaaaagaaaaataagaaatgttggagggcaCATGGAGTAATAGATATCCTAAGGCACTATTGGTGGCATGGTGacctggtccaaccattttgaagaaccaatttggaaccatgctgaAAATGTGATAAAATTGTGAagatcctttgatccagcattaCTAGCTCTGTATTCCCAAGAAATCagagaagatggaaaagaaaaatatcaaataaaaactatcttgtggaggcaaagaattagaaattaagcaGAAacctatcagttggggaatggctggacaagttgttGGTTCAGAATTGTGAttgaatactgttgtgctgtaagaattaataaagggaATAGAATCATAGTAACCTGGGACAACTTATGTgtactcatgcaaagtgaagttaacAAAATCAAGAGATTGTTATTCACAGTAAcaacatagtaataataataaactgtTAAAGacatatatttgataaatataaTGATTCTTAACAATTCTAGTGGActcataatttcataaataataaaaatactttgtaaaatgcTATCTAATTTTAGGGAAATAATTGATGAACTGACTGCAAATTAAACCATATTTTTTCACCTTacttttcttgcttatttttttgCAACAAGGGAAATATGAAGCTGTTTTGCAGGACCTCATATATATAATGAGTACCATATTAATTATCTTCTAGATGGTTCTGGGAAgggtgaaagagagaaataggatTTAGAACACAAAATTGAATATGAATGCTAAATCACCTTCACAAAATcccctttcatctcctttttttgcAGCAGACTTGTGGAAAGAAGTAAACCTCCTTTCAAATAGCTATTTGTATCCTTGAATATCTCTTCTGGTTTCATCAAGTAGCATACTACTTTTGTTACTGCCTTTCTATTAATTGTTAATCAggtattttccattttctctttcctgattGCCTTCCAATAAAACCAAATCTCCCCTTGCCACTAATCCTACCACCCCCTCAAACTATTTTCCTaagtctctttcctccttttcattgccaaaatgttagaaaaactaTCTATGATTTCTTTCACTTCCACTTTTTAAGTCTCAGATTCATAATCAATTGTCCAAAATCACCACATGACTAAAATAGTTCTCTGAAATGGAAATTGATTTCTAGTGTTACAATCAATTACATTATTTCTTTAGATCTCATGCTAAAACAAAGCATCTCtaggaaaaaattaacaatattgACCTTGTCGACATTATTACCCAACTTTTGGGGGACCATTTTGTCATGTTTCTCTTACTGATCTTTCTCAATCGAATTTGTGGGATCACTATCCAAATCCTTCTTCATATGCCTAGGTTCCCGTCTATttgttctcctcttctctttctctatcttttctgATGAATCTTTTCAATATCTCTCAGTGCAACTAATATACTTATGCAAATGATTCTAAAATCTATGTCCAGTCTTCTCCTGTACTCCAGTCCAATTTCTCCAACTGCCTTTGGAACAATTCCACATGGAAATttcatagacatctcaaactcaacatgaccAAAgccaaactcattatctttatttCTAATCCCATCTCTCCTcctcatttccccattttttgcTAAGGTAGTCCCAATTTTCTCCTGCCATCTTGGCTCACAAAAGTAGGGGTTGTCCTTGATTCTTCATGTTCTCATCTCCTgatccaatcaattgccaaagcTTGTTGATTTTGACACTTCAGCATCTCTTATATCCATTCCATTTTTCACCCCCACACTAAAACTACATACATTTGGCTCAAATTGCCTATTGCTTGGACTCTGACTTATATCTCTGCCTGTTCCCTGAATCTattcacttccttttctagtcGACCCTCCATacaacaaagtgattttccttagaACTTCCCTCTTCAAGAAACTTAAGTGTCTTCAAATTAACTTCTGGATAAAATAAAACTCTTCACCATAAGTCTCTAGTCTATCTTTCAAGAATTACTAAGAATAATTCCTTCACAAATATTCTCACTATCCTGGTCATTCTTCTATTccatatatatgaataataatatcTCTGTACCTTTAAACAGCCTCCCCAGACCCTCACCATGCCTGTGGAATAATAAGATTTTGCACTTCTGTGTCCTAGAATTCCAAGATCTTTCAATTCTCAGGTCAAGAGGAAGTTCTTGACTTTATCAGTCATATCTTTTTTGTATGTTTCATTTATATACTCATTAATGGACATAATATCACCTGGATTAAAAGATATGTTCCTTGAATATAGGGACAGTTTTCacattttaattctaattttagcTTTTAGCAGTCAATCACATAGTATGCATATAATAAGTGATTGTTGATTGCTTTGTTAGTTAGCTATTACAGGATGGAAGTATAACCGAGAAATTGCTAgatctttctcttttcataaaaTGTTACCAGTGTGCAAGTTTACAACTATGTGTCATTATCCATTCTGCTATGTTATCAGTTCAAAGCCCTTAGACTCCTCAAGGAATCTGTATGGAAACACAATCTTAGTCGTGATAAAATTTACTTTGTGCATATTGTAGAGTTAAATATTTCAGAGTCTTACATTAGGGTATAAGGaaactaaatttgaattcaaaaacATCTTCATATTCAGCTGTTTGACTCTCACAAAGATGAATATGACAATCCTAGAAGTCAAAGAGAATTACCTGAGTGATAAAGAGACTGGTGATAATTAggatttttagtttaaaaaagaacagGCTTTAGAGGGGACATGAGAAATGTTTTCAACAATTTGATGGGAATTTTAAgtggaagagaaattagatttgCTCTGTGTAACCCACATTGGTAGTATagacatttttaataaattaaaggaaaagaggttttcattcaaaattcagaagcaaaacatttgtcCTGGGATGGATCTTATCAATGAGCTTAAACATCTCATTTGAAATCTAGAAGGATGTTTGGGAAGGCACTACTAGTTGGGAAGAAGGGGACCAGAAGAGACTAATTtgtataatctcatttgattagtgaggaaaatgagatataGAACAGTTAGACAAACTGTTTAAGGTCACagaattgtaaaattaaaattagttgcCTTAAAtctatttataaatgtatttatcaCACACaggcacatatgtatatataatatatttttacatgtaaatgtgttgtctatatataaacatatatgtatataataattcaTTAGGATGCTTTCTCCATGTTAGGATATGAATCTTAATCCTGCtcttgaagaaaagaaatacttttatCTATATATCCCTAATACTTAGCATGGTACCCAAGATATataagatgcttaataaatgtgtgttgattgaTAGACTCAAACAATTATATACTGCTTCCATCCATTAATGGAaactaggtaagtcatttaacctcaatgtCTCTCATTTTTCACATCTGAGCAATGAAGAAAGTGATAGTATATGTCTATTTCACTGAAtggttgggaggatcaaatgagaccatCTATGTAAAGTACCTTGCCAAATTTGCagctatataaatgcaagctatctATTattgtactattattattattattacatcctAACCTTTTCCTTTATGAATGAAATTTTTGATCCCCCCACATTCCCAGTCAGAGGCTGCAATATTTGCCTCATTTGAATTTATACCTGTAACTAACAGGATTTGTTGGTTACCTTAGAGTTAGCCATGTCAGTATACACAAATGAAATTATGATtgtaaaatatgtagaaaaactTAAAGTGGTGCatccattactactactactactactactactactactactagcctACAATAACTAAATCTGCAATCTGGTGATATTGATTTCAATTACTGTAAGCTTCTAGTGCATTCCTGAAGAGCTCAAATAATGTTGATTGTCATACAGAATTACACTgacaaatgtttaaaatgttaaaatagccAGGTTatccacaacacacacacatacacacacacacacactttcattcacttatatatttatatgtgtatattcatatatctCAGTTTACCTTCATTTCTAGCCCATCCATAATTCTAGACTATCAGAAATAATTCAAACATTGATTTATAGATTGttaatttctgaggtataaaatgatcacaaaaaatttTACAATCTGCTTTCAGGGTCAGAGCTGCCTTCAAGACAACCCCAATTTCATCTCTAAATCAATGCTTTTAAGATCCCCAGAAACCTGGTCTGTAGATGTCAAATCCCACTTTTTCCAACACATCACACTGCCTCAAGGTCTTATGGAATaatcagaaagaaaactatagaaaaagTGGAGTTGTTGAGAAACTAGCAAATAAATATTTAGATTAACCAAGAGCCAGAATTGACTGAAGAAGCCTTGAAAGACTACCAACAGGCTTctcatcaataaaaaaaaaaataatgagatttGAGTAGGTGACCATTAAGATCCTTTATAAATCTAATGATTCCCATGACTCTACATAGGCAGCAGGATAGGGCAATGAGTAGAGTAATGAAcccaaagtcaggaaaacctgaattaaaATACAAACTCACACTAGTTGTGGGAACCAAGGCAAATAAAGTAAGttctcttaacctctgtttcctcatgcaTAAAATAGGGTATTATCTCCCAGAGtggttgagaggatcaaa from Monodelphis domestica isolate mMonDom1 chromosome 4, mMonDom1.pri, whole genome shotgun sequence includes these protein-coding regions:
- the LOC100023334 gene encoding olfactory receptor 52B4-like, whose translation is MAITNITVISHTYFYLLGIPGLEDQHIWISIPFFTSYIIALLGNIFLIFIVVTGHSLHEPMYIFLCMLAILDIGLSSITIPKALTIFWLNYGGISLDGCITQLFFIHFTFIAESGILLLMAFDRYIAICYPLRYTMILNSSVIIKLSIVVYMRSIVTIFPMIFLLKRLTFCKNNLLPHTFCEHIGLAKYACVSIHVNIWYGLFVLLMTVVLDIILIVASYCMILYAIFRIPSQDARHKALHTCGSHICVILLFYIPGVFTSVVQRFGKQIPPHIHILIANVCLLVPPVMNPIIYGIKTKQIRNRVYLLLFQRQS